The Arachis ipaensis cultivar K30076 chromosome B05, Araip1.1, whole genome shotgun sequence nucleotide sequence cacaaattttagaaataaaaatactgggagtatgagtcccaggttgtctcccaacgagttgcaggaaagggtgctattttattaactaaaAGTTTTCTAGAAAagttgagttttgataatgagtaaaaataattgtaaattaaagcaatagaactaagaattattattgatattaaaagaccttgactgggggaatgattaattggaagttctatccttgttggaatcttctcaagtgtagtgtaaagaggttattgttttcacttagttaacccttactaaataaaggaaagtcaagtgattgagctaactcttacccgcaaatcctagtcctctcccttgggaaggtctagcgttagtaggtacagaattagccaacaacatccaatttaactaagcacttgagcattccaactcaagtgtctcctctcaatcaacccccatgtcaagtaggaaatctactccattgtcatggaattaatattcataaaaatataagaagacataataaattaaataaaatagaatagagaattaaaattaattaaaattaaaagtaactctatatattaatatattccaaatgcaacatacttaattAAATAGGGTCAATGAGCAACTAATGAGAGTAAAGGAATAGGGAAACAAACTAAGGTAATGTCTTcgcggaggtaatgactcttcagcatccaaaatccaaagcaaaagcataaactaccaatgtaaagctaatctagattcagatctaaaactaaaagtaatcctaatatcgatgtatctgaatgtgtgtggatgcgtgtcgagtttctgcatgttccctagctttaatctgtgtttctggaccgaaaactgggtcaaaatgtggcccaaaattgcccccaacgtattctgttatttttgcaaatcgcacaggtcacgcgtacgcgtcatccacgcgttcgcgtcaatcggaaattttccttgtcacgcgttcgcgtcgtccacgcgctcgcgtcattcgtgcagactccactccacgcgtttgcgtcaggcacgcgtttgcgtcaggcacgcgttcgcgtcgctgcgatttcttcGTTTTGTGCGCTCGCGTtattgttcgctggtcatctccttggtttcttgtgttccttccatttttgcaagtttcctctccattctctaagccattcctgccctatgaagcttgaaacgcttaacacacatatcacggcatcaaatgggataaaggagagttaaaatacataattaaaagatctctaggaagcaagttttcaaccatggaataattttgggaaggaattgtaatatcatgctaatcatatgaataagtgggtaaagacttgataaaagcactcaattaaacacactttaaataataaaataatggtttatcacctATTCACCATATAAACTGCCTCTTTTAATATCTTTTTTGTTTAACTTTATATTTCTTTTCTGTGTTTATATGTGTGTTGCCATGAAAGTATCTCATCCCCAATGAGATGACAGTGTCAGTAGACTCAACACATTGTGATTTATGAGaaattggagaaattgctaaatGATCCCAATTTTTTGCGATCTACATGATGTCAGTGTTAGGTGTTTTCGAAATGTGTGTCATAACTATAGCTTCTCACGGTTTGAGTAGTGCCATTGTCAAATGTTGAATAAACTATCAtgtgtacccataaaagatacaAATATTGATAAATGTACCCATCAAAGAAGAAAACGACCATTGTACCCATGAAAAATGGGTTCCGCATGACAGAAatatccaaaccctaaaaaactattTAAAAATCCCAAATTACCCTTCTCTCCACCACTGCCACCATCGCCACCATCATCCTCTctcactcactctctctctctctatctctttctctctctaaatcTTCTTCCAACTCTTCGATGAGTGTTCCAATTTCAAAAACTCAGTTTCAAAGCCAAACCATGAAGCAACATCCCCAAATTCACTTCACCTATTGCAGCCACCACAGAAACCAAGCCTTCATCACCACCACTATTCAACAAAAGCTCTTTAAACAGACCACAAATCTCATAAAAGGCCCATTCTCCGAGCACATAAGCATAATCGAGTTCCACGAAATCAAGTTTTTCGAGGCATTTTTTTCAAACACCTTGAACGCACTCTTCACAAATCCACACTTACCATACATAGCAATAAGTGCATTTTTCACAAAAGAATAAGAGCACAGTCCCAGTTTCAAAGTAAGCGCGTGAAGCACTTTCTCGAGCTCCACCTCTATGAGCCCAGCACAGGCCTCGACAGCACACGGCAGCATGAAATTGTCTGGCAGAAGTCCTGCCACGGAGACCAATTCAACGAGGAGCAAAATGATGTTGCGGTAGAGTGCGTAGTTGCTGAGAAGCACGTTGTAGAGGAATATGTCCTTCTTATTGGAAAAATTGTGGAACACTGAGCGTAATTCAGAGAATGAGCCGCATGCCCGCATGCGTGGGGTACATAGTGATTAAGCGGGTAGTGAGAAACTTGACAAGATTTGAAGAAAGAAGGAACCGAATGAAATGATAGGGAAAAAAAAGGAAGGAGAAAGGGAGGGGATCGTCGGCGGGACACTCACCAGAGAGTTAGAAGAAGATTTAGAAAGAGACAGAGAGAGTGACTGAGAGAGAATGATGGTGGCAGTAGAGAAAAagacaatttaaaattttttaatagtaTTTTAGAGGTTGGGTATTTCTATCATACGGAACCCATTTTTTATAAGTACAATgatcgtttttttttttatttaataggtATATTTGTcatcatttatatttttttatgagtACATATAATAATTTATTCGTGAAATTATGGGTGTGCATAGGCCGGGTAAAATCGGGTTTGATGTGACTCAGATccggcccgaaatatataccgggcctatttattagacccgaacccggtcctagacccgatgaaacctatacacttttgggccacgattataccgggtaaaaattgGGTGAAAACTGAGccattaacattacattaccttgataccttcttataagctagcatgtgaaaatatccaaatttccatgactccaaccattatttgacatggtaaaattcacttagaaaaatataacaagaaccaactcttctctaaaattaaagcataaccataatcaatattaatattgtctaatagcaccaaatatttaaatcaatataaataacacaatattatgcattagtctaaaatcttatgcattttaaatataaaacattaacttatagtcttataataactaataacacaaaatattaaggtttacaatacttaaattccacataagaatagccatcatccatcactaataacacaaaatattaattgtgtatgatgactgggccaccgggccgagttcgggtgaccTGAGCCCTAGCCcggacccgacccaaaataatgaccggatctatttttgagacccttacccgactcTAGACtcggtgaaatcacaccaaaatagcccctaaagtgttcggggccGAGCCGGGTCTTCGGGCCGAGTCGGACGATGCACACCCCTACATGAAATGTTTATTCTCTATGAAAAAACCCGCTCATCTGTACGACACCAAAATCAAACcactataaaaaataatttctgtCATCCTGGTTCACGCCACATAAaggcttttttatataaataaataataaaaatgcatTATTTACCAAAATACGCACGGAGAGAAATCGTTCCAAAAATACGCAGGGCCAACTCAGGGTGGGCAACCGCAAAGTGAAGATTCACTTCAAACCGTGTTCGGCGGCCACAAAATGGGCCTGACACCTATAGCAACCATATCATGCTCGGCGTCCACAAAATTTGGGGGGGGGGACTTAGTTCCCGGTCCATGCGAAATGGCCATAACAAGGGGGCATCCACGTAATGAACCCCAAGTCAGTGGTACCACACGCGAGATGGTCCGCCAACGATGTTGGATCTTGATTATGCCTATATAAACGATGGTGCACCATTCACCAAAGGAGCCTTCCTATCTCCATTCTCTTCTCTTAAATTTCTCTCAATGTCATTACTTtcagggacggatccagaaatgATATTATGGGGGCCAATAacacatataatattaaaaattatgtaaaaaaaattatataatataagatgtattataaaaataatacggatagagaatatattttaaagtaaaaaaaatatgtgtATACTTTTTACTAACAAAGTGGTCGattcttcgtatcataaaattcaccgataatagaatttgtgtcaaaattttcaacaattttcttttcaatataattaaaagacaattagcaaaaaattcatcttttattttgtttctaagttatttttcacaatattcatagttaaaaaagaTCTCTTAATTGTAGCAGTTGAAACAGAAAGAATTAATACCAAACGAATAAAAAAACGGCcacaaaaagaaagagaattcactttatgagatttaaaattttttatttaattaaaaaatattagtaataatatcttttttagtcttttttaatattgttacttattttttagatactaaaaattattaatattaaaattagactgaacttttatttatattagattaaatactaaatattttttcaaaaaaaataaattatacataataacttattactattaaaaAAAGTTGGGGAGGGCGAGGCCGCCACTCGCCCCCTTATGTCCGTCCCTGATATTTACcttctttctctctaaaattTTGCAGCTgttgataaattttttttgttgcaaTGGCTTCGGAAAATGTATATGTAATTGTATACTCGGACAAATCACACTACTAAACCAGCGTGGAGAAAAAATTACATGATTCAACCAAAGTCAAAAACGTAACATGGATCAACCAGAAACGTGTttctatgtaattcgaatcaaactAATTCGAATTACAAACTAACAGTAATTCGAAGTTGATCAATTTGAAATATACAGCCAAAATTCGTACGTAATTCGAACCTACCTGATTCGAATTATGCATGCAAGTTGACCCAAGGTAATTCGAATTACACTAATTCGAATTATAAGGGATGCAATTCGAATTACactaaaaaaacaaaattatCTAGTATACTGGACAAATTTAATGTTAAtaagattttttatttctattataaaatataaaaaaaattaattttcaaaaaaaatattattttttaggatttaattttttttattgtgttttcaTAAAGTTTGCACAAAATTCACCTATCATATTGACTaaacttatttatttatgtaaagtTTGTTTATGGACTCAGCAAACTTGTTCATgttttgccaatgagttatagctcaaatggcatagtctcccatactcaattaagagattgcaggttcgagtctcctatctttgataaaaaaaaaaaaaaacttgttgaCGTTTTAATACGATTTGAATtgtattagtatatttttatttttaatcaatttaattttataaatcattaatttaaattatttttatttaaatttaaattacaaactaatacaaattttataatttaaaaatctaattatttaaataaaattaaattgattaaaaataaaaatataccaatACAATTCAAATCATATTAAAACGTAAACAAGTTTGTTGAATCGATAAACAAACATTACGTAAATAAATAAGTTTAGTCAATGTGATAGGTGAATTTTGTGCAAACTTTAtgaaaacacaataaaaaattaaatcctaacaaataacataattttttttttgaaaattaaaatttttttatattttataatagaaataaaaaatcaacATTGAGTTCGTCCAATAtattagataattttatttttttagtgtaaTTCGAATTGCATCTCTTATAATTCAAATGACTGTTGGTTTGTAATTCGAATTAGTTTGATTTGAATTACATAAAAACACGTTTTTTGTTGATCCATATTACGTTTTTAACTTTAGTTGAATCATATAATTTTTTCTCCACTCTGATTTAATAGTGTGATTTGTCCTGTATACTCAACTGAGGTTCTCTTCCAACAATGTTAGCCCCATCCCCACtcatgttagttttttttttcctcaGAGAGAACAGCACAGATCAACTTACACAAATTTCCTTTGCTACAAACTCGCTGGCGCTACCCCTGACGCTGCCTAACTCGTTGGCGCCAGGGCTGGATTAGGCATTTCGTGCATGCCACGAGCAAAATGGGGGAACTGCAGGCATTCTGCAGGTGTCAAGCCCATTTCGTGGTGGCCGGACACGGTTTGGAGTGGATTTCCACTTCGCGGTCGCGCTCCTTGAGTTAGCCATGTGTATTTTTTGAACGATTTCTGTCGTGcgtattttaataaataatgtatttttattatttatttatataaaaaagcccCACATAAACACCCTCTTTCATAGATCAAAGACATTATAATTATAGTCTTGTACTTTTGTTTCAGCAATTTGCACAACTTCTGATCgtataactaataaccccggaaTAATAAAATGAAGAAAATGGATTATGTTATTCTCAATTTCTcacttaatttttttagttacatACTTACATTATTCTCAATTTCTCATACAAGTTTATAAACAAAAACGAATATATACAATTATCCatctaaaagaaaaggaaaatgtaATTCGTATCTTCCtaattttttggtgactgaaataaattaaacaaagaaaaacaaaagaaacaaaacaaggaactgcttaaatagagggacagtcccgtttaagactactcttaaaatcctcccaaggtgaaagaagctccacatgcgaaagttgtaacttcatcgccatctttgccatagtatttgccaccgtgtttgcatctctcataatcaaacgaaagtcaacacgccaattccaatgcatgatatctcttattttgagcaccagtggatcaataaactctcctcccaaccaaacagctgcttacacaaccacaagtaactattgcgtgagtcatagactttggcagcagacccactccaataccaacccacttccggacctgcttgttcatctggattgtaagagagaatattatctttcagattttgagataaaggaggataaagagtatccaaatgccacctaccaaccgaccaaatatcctgtatccggagattcgaataAGAAATGTGgacataatccatctcattagataaccgtccttctctcctccagctagaaaataaaaaattctagttcaaattctcaatacactaAGCAAACCCATCTTTCAACACTTTCAAGAATAGATAAGGAAgaagcagtgacacaattcataatcaaattaagtgtaggaataggaaaaccaaagctcttaagggtatgagctaaaaacctccagtcaactctgtcataagctttctccagatcaatcttaaaggccagtgtGCGTATCTTCCTAATTAATTAGAGaggaaaaatatttaattatttatgacCTCAGACGGCAATAAAATAATCCCCAGCATTCCGCTCACTCTTTTTAATCggtttttaggtttaattattttattcatatttataattttattagatttttaatttgatttttataatttaaaaatataattaaatttttatattagataaaaagatttaattaaaaaatttataactaTTTTTACTAAAAAGTATTTGTTTTTGTGTTTAAtgtaaaacaagttataaaatattttaagaacaaatattttagaattatttaaaaaaaaacaattaataaagatttaactacaaatttttatctaaaataaagatctaattacaaatttaattgatgaaattataaaataataaagcTAGGTGGTCAAGCACTTCTTTAATCAAGTCGAACCAAATCATTGTGTGTTTTTTCTTCATGCTTCTTCTTACCTACGGCGTGCTGCTACTTCTTTTTTCTCTGTCTCATCGTCGTCGTCTTTTTCTATACGCTTCTTCTTCAATATCGTCGTTATTGTCGTCGTCATTGTCGCCTCTTGTCTTCCTTCTTTATCATCatcttttttatcttcttttttttctatatatgttCAAAAAACTAGAGCACATAAATTTTGGTACACACAAAAATTTTAGTGTAcaacataaaaatttttgaaaaaccacATACCTAAATATTCATACCCAACCAACAAAATACATATAGTACAGAAATTTTGGTACACATcacataaatttttaaaagatcaCATGTCCAAAATATTAATACTCAAACTAACAAAATACAcataatacataaatttttaaGACCATATATTCAAAATATTGATTCACCCAATCAACAACAAAATATATTCACAGCGAAAATTTATGTATTATGtgcaaaaatttttatattatataaataaatttatattgtgtagaatNNNNNNNNNNNNNNNNNNNNNNNNNNNNNNNNNNNNNNNNNNNNNNNNNNNNNNNNNNNNNNNNNNNNNNNNNNNNNNGTGAAACGATAATGCATGCATGCGGGTTTTTTTTTTCCACTAAACTTGTGCCAACTTAGTTGATACAAAAATGTTCGTATATATCATCactgattataaattaaaaaattgatgACTTTATAAAACCTAGCTAACTAATTAAACCTAATTTCTATATATacccttttttattcttttatgaataaaaatttcGGTAATTTGAGCATCAGTGTGAAGATATCTCCCCAGACCCTTATTGTTTTTACACTTTTCCAGAGACCTACTGAGACAGGTTATTCCCATCTTTTTTATATTTCCTTCAATTATTGAACCATAAGTTCTTCTTTCTTCCCTTCTTTTTGGTCAGGGGCGAATCATAAGTCTATGGGACCTATCCTTCCCTTACCATAAAAAGAGGTCTTTAGTTTTTGGATTATATAAGCCTTTAGTAGTCTCCAAGCATAGTTTTTTAGGCCGAAAAATCTGTGTGAGCGTTGGCTTCCCTTATGTATTTTAAGGGTTTCTTCTTTTTTGCACCAAGATAACCTTAAGAAGGGAAAAATAACAAGTTCAAGAGAATGAGAATTATATATATTACCATTACTATATCACTATTCCTAATTCATACTAGGATTCAACTTTACAAGAAAATCTATTGAAGCTATCAAAATCTAAGAAAATTACAGAGGTATTGTCCTTTGTTCTGAGTGTCTTAGCCTCAGCCAACAATGAACTAGCAATCTTTTCTGCTAAATTCTCTCTCTCTGTACAGTATTTCTCCCTCATCTGTGCATTTGAGAAAACAAACTGTTAGAACAAATTGCTGCGAAATAGCACAATAGCACCAAATAAACTCCGAATAGAAACAAAAGTTTAGTGTAAAACCTGAAGCACTAGCTGAATTGCCTTCTTCATGCTGATGACATCCCAAAGCCCGTCACTGAAATTTGCAGATACGAAAGCATATTTACAATAGCAAAATATGAATGTGAAAGCAAATAAACTAAAATAGTTCATAGGGACTAAAGCGTTCTCAGAAACCAAAAAGACCAAGATTTTAATAAAGCCACTTATTTCACCCATACTAATTCTAGAAAGATATCCTCTTAAGTCGTAAGACACAGACTGAGTATATTAAGACAAGTTCTGTTCTTCTGAAAAAGTATATTCATAAAAAGCATATATCATAAGCAAAATCACCTAGCTAGAACGGCAAAAGCCCTGCTTGCTTGATCAATATGCACAACTTGACTAATATAAGGCTCTGAGCTGAACCGGGAATCCTGCTGTTTCAGGAATTTGTCCCCAAGCATCCTTGCAAGATTTATCCCTGCATCAATGTGAGAACCAAAAACAGCAATTGCCAAGTCAATATTGAGATTGAGAAAAGTGATCCTCttttttaatgaataaaattTTCCGCATACCATATAAACGTGTTTCCCCATCTTTCAATGGTTCACCAGTCTCTTCAATTCTCTGTCTTTCAGAATAAGTTGTTATCTTGTGATCTTCCGACATCTTGATTTGTTCCCCATTTACACTgccaaaaataataattgatGAGTTTCATATACCCATCATAGCAACAAGAACTCCGGTCCAGGTAAACCAACACATACAGCAATTGTTACATATAAGCACCTAAAATACTGCAAAAACTTGACAAAACTTCATAATGATATGAATTACAAATAGAAAAATTCCAcactcaattcttttcaaaagtTTGTTATACCTCAAAAATTCTAAAACAACAAAGGACAGGATGTTCATGTACAAAAGTATTATCCACCAATGGAGTTATAGAATGTGTGTCTCTCCGTCTAACAATAGAAGCGAAGCAAGTCTAAACCATCAACAATATTATTTCATTTCTGATAGTCCAATTATCATCCCACCTTGGATAAACATACCTCATAACACAGGCAGAGTCTCCAACATTTGCACATTGTGCAAAGAAATTTTCACCATCGGCCCACACCAGAAGCACTGTTGCTGTACATCCCTGCAAAGAGTTTATTGGAGCACACAATACCTCATAGTAATGATTCAAGCATGCTTCTGTTTGAGAAAATGCATCTCTTAGAATTTCTGAAGCATCATGAAGTGATAAAATCCGCTCCCTTTTTGATGAATCCAATAATATATTAGCAATTATCTCAGGAAAAAGTCTGAAAAAAGAAATTTGAGAAAAATTAGTAATATTTCATATACTAAGAAGAGCAAGAACCATGGATCAGGATATAAAATTTGGCCTCCACTAAAATTTAAACACTAACTTGCTTGCGGATTTAGCAGCCCCATCTCCACCATGTCCATCGCAGATACCAAATAGCCCAAACTGCAAATTGGGCATTGAAGTGGGTTAGCTCCACTCCCTATATAATTGTGAAAAACAAACTATTGAAGGAATGCCATGAATATATACAGAACCTGATCCAGCCCAGGCAGAGGCCATTGATAATAGCAAACATCTTCCATAGCAAGCTGTTTTGCTCCTCTACGCAAAGCCATGGGATCTGATGCCATACCAACTCCAAATGGAATGCGTTGCTGATTTTGTGCAGCAACATGAACCTGCCATACAATAAAGTAACATAGAAGTAAGTATAGGATTGTTTTACAAAAGAAGCAAATGCCATAATCTATGGCATCCAAAAATATAAGCACAACTGCATGCTCACTCCAAGTATCACCATGATAATGTAAACAATATAGCACATAGATTGTATAGTGAAGTTTCAAAATTGAGACTTTTTAAGATCATATACAAGAATCTGCTTTTTTCTGAACAAAGAAAAAATAATCACATATAGCCTAATTAGTACCCCACTGTTAGGGGAGGCAGTATATTGGAAGAATAAAAACTGCTCTCTGACTCAATCTAAAAGGAAACTGCAGTATGATTCAGCTTAGCTAAATtctatattatataaaaaaaacttaTCCCCCTATTCTGTATGCAGGAAACATGAAGGAAACTGTATTTAAATAAATCTCCAAAGAAAGACTACAAAATATTCCCATGTAAAAGTATTATTGGATAGCAATGGGGTACAGGAAACTTGTTTATAGATTACCAACTAAATTTTATCCACCCATAAAACCTAAAGACAGTCCCTTCGCATCTAATATCACcaataaaaatacaaactttGCATCTATAATAATCCAAAAGGTGGCAGTTAAATGAGATTCAGCCAGAACACATACACTTATGTTCGATGTTGTTCCAAGTGTTATGATATCGCCATCAGCAAGATTCACTGGATCTCCCCAAAGCCTGCTTCCAGTGTCTGGATGGTTGATTGGCCTAGAATTCAAGAGTGTTCCATTTAAGCTACCCATATCCACCAACTCCCATTTCATTTtctgaaaaataattttcaacaaGGATTACTGCACACCATACCAGACATCGTCGAAAACCCAATGCAGTTACAAGGGaacataagaaaagaaaaagaatttttaCATCCAAATTCCAATTTATCATGGCATGCTTTCCCGAAACCTCTGAATCCTTTATCACCAAATCGCTTGGAGGAACTCTTCCCAGGGTGAGGGGCAGACCAGCAGAATTCATAGACTGTACAGAACATCGAATCCCCCGGGAAGGACCACTGATAACCTCCAGAGTAAGGCAACTTCCTGCACTCCTAACGCAGATACATGTTGACATGTTTGGCATATCAAGACAATGCAAATAACACATAGCAGCTGCAAACAAATCAAAAGAGAGTTAAGAAATTACTTTGACCAAGGATATCTCTCTCCAGAGAATCCAGAACCCTATTATTCTGGAGATGCTGATGCTGATGGTGATGCTTTTGTGCTTCAGCTAAGAGAGCAGGAGAAAGCCTGAGGGTTTGACCAACATCAACAGAGTCTGCAGACATAACATCTAAAACCAAAGCATCCCCTTGCGGTGGCGCATTTCGAATCGGAAGCCTCGGCTTGCGTACAAGGCCAAGTGATCGAGGAGAGCGAAAATGAACTTCGTTGGGGTGACAAGCACCTTCGAGATCATAATCTCTGGCCAATTCATTGCTCTGATTATTGCTATTATTATTGGAGGGCAAATTGGCATCGTTGGCATCACCTTCTTCGCGAACGAGAGGTCTCTCTAGCTCACCAACAGCGACCTACAAAATTGGGGATTCAGAAGACAAGTGTTGAATCGAGGGAAGTGACGCAAGATTCGCAAGATTNNNNNNNNNNNNNNNNNNNNNNNNNNNNNNNNNNNNNNNNNNNNNNNNNNNNNNNNNNNNNNNNNNNNNNNNNNNNNNNNNNNNNNNNNNNNNNNNNNNNNNNNNNNNNNNNNNNNNNNNNNNNNNNNNNNNNNNNNNNNNNNNNNNNNNNNNNNNNNNNNNNNNNNNNNNNNNNNNNNNNNNNNNNNNNNNNNNNNNNNNNNNNNNNNNNNNNNNNNNNNNNNNNNNNNNNNNNNNNNNNNNNNNNNNNNNNNNNNNNNNNNNNNNNNNNNNNNNNNNNNNNNNNNNNNNNNNNNNNNNNNNNNNNNNNNNNNNNNNNNNNNNNNNNNNNNNNNNNNNNNNNNNNNNNNNNNNNNNNNNNNNNNNNNNNNNNNNNGAGCGGAAGAAGAAACGCCATGGTTTGAAGAGATAAAAAAGGAAGATGAGGATGAGAAGAAGCATAAGGAGAAGGATGACAGTAACAACGGTTTGTAGCGTAGCCATCGTGATCGGTCTCTTCTTCTCTTTGTCTTCTCTCTCTTACACCTTACTCTCTTCTTCAGATTGGGTATTTGGGTTT carries:
- the LOC107643270 gene encoding LOW QUALITY PROTEIN: protein phosphatase 2C 70-like (The sequence of the model RefSeq protein was modified relative to this genomic sequence to represent the inferred CDS: substituted 1 base at 1 genomic stop codon) yields the protein MATLQTVVTVILLLMLLLILIFLFYLFKPWRFFFPIQHLSSESPILXVAVGELERPLVREEGDANDANLPSNNNSNNQSNELARDYDLEGACHPNEVHFRSPRSLGLVRKPRLPIRNAPPQGDALVLDVMSADSVDVGQTLRLSPALLAEAQKHHHQHQHLQNNRVLDSLERDILGQRSCLTLEVISGPSRGIRCSVQSMNSAGLPLTLGRVPPSDLVIKDSEVSGKHAMINWNLDKMKWELVDMGSLNGTLLNSRPINHPDTGSRLWGDPVNLADGDIITLGTTSNISVHVAAQNQQRIPFGVGMASDPMALRRGAKQLAMEDVCYYQWPLPGLDQFGLFGICDGHGGDGAAKSASKLFPEIIANILLDSSKRERILSLHDASEILRDAFSQTEACLNHYYEGCTATVLLVWADGENFFAQCANVGDSACVMSVNGEQIKMSEDHKITTYSERQRIEETGEPLKDGETRLYGINLARMLGDKFLKQQDSRFSSEPYISQVVHIDQASRAFAVLASDGLWDVISMKKAIQLVLQMREKYCTERENLAEKIASSLLAEAKTLRTKDNTSVIFLDFDSFNRFSCKVES